The following proteins are encoded in a genomic region of uncultured Ilyobacter sp.:
- a CDS encoding sodium:alanine symporter family protein, producing MKEILGQLDSIIWGFPTLFVLVGTGIYLTINLKGIQVSKLVTAFKFLFEKDSNSDSKEGDVSGFAALCTALAATIGTGNIVGVATAIKLGGPGAIFWMWIAAFFGMSTKFAEGFLAIKYREKKDGEYSGGPMYYIEKGAKNKFLGKVFAFSGIMVALLGIGTFPQVNAVVEGVKGAVGIPTIATGIVLTVAVALVTFGGIKRISQVASFLVPFMAVFYIVGGVVIMASNPSATMSAVSLIISSAFKGSAAMGGFAGAGIMMAMRAGVARGVFSNEAGLGSAPIAAASAKTDSPVKQGLISMIGPFLDTLIVCSITGIIVVSSGLWSQDGLAGSLLTSKAFEFYLGSYGSLIVNVGIIFFAFTTIIGWNFYGEKCTQYLFQKDAIKWFKVIFLVMVASGPFLKLETIWLIADIVNGVMVIPNLVGLLVLRKVIIGETLEFFANPVFKKA from the coding sequence ATGAAAGAAATACTGGGACAATTGGACAGCATTATATGGGGGTTTCCTACACTTTTTGTACTTGTGGGAACTGGAATTTATCTTACAATAAACTTAAAAGGGATCCAGGTTTCAAAGCTTGTAACCGCTTTTAAATTTCTTTTTGAAAAAGATAGTAATTCTGACTCCAAAGAGGGAGATGTATCTGGATTTGCAGCTCTTTGTACAGCCCTTGCTGCTACAATCGGTACGGGAAATATCGTAGGTGTTGCAACTGCGATAAAATTAGGAGGTCCAGGAGCTATATTTTGGATGTGGATTGCGGCTTTCTTTGGTATGAGTACAAAGTTCGCAGAGGGATTTCTAGCAATTAAATACCGTGAGAAAAAAGACGGGGAATATTCAGGCGGACCGATGTACTATATAGAAAAGGGAGCTAAAAATAAGTTTTTAGGTAAAGTATTTGCTTTTTCTGGAATAATGGTTGCTCTTTTAGGAATAGGTACTTTCCCACAGGTAAATGCAGTGGTTGAAGGGGTAAAAGGTGCTGTAGGAATACCGACTATTGCTACTGGAATTGTACTTACAGTGGCTGTAGCTCTTGTTACTTTCGGTGGAATAAAAAGAATTTCTCAAGTAGCTTCATTCCTTGTTCCATTTATGGCTGTATTTTATATAGTAGGTGGAGTTGTAATAATGGCTTCAAACCCTTCAGCTACAATGTCTGCTGTATCTCTTATAATAAGTTCTGCATTTAAAGGCAGTGCAGCAATGGGAGGTTTTGCAGGAGCAGGGATCATGATGGCTATGAGAGCCGGTGTTGCCAGAGGAGTATTCTCAAACGAAGCTGGACTAGGTTCTGCACCAATTGCAGCAGCCAGTGCTAAAACTGATTCACCTGTGAAACAGGGACTTATATCAATGATCGGACCATTTTTAGACACTCTTATAGTGTGTAGCATTACTGGAATAATAGTGGTTTCATCGGGACTATGGTCGCAAGATGGCCTTGCAGGATCACTACTTACTTCAAAGGCTTTTGAGTTTTACCTTGGTTCTTATGGTTCCCTTATAGTAAACGTGGGAATAATATTCTTTGCCTTTACAACTATAATAGGTTGGAACTTCTATGGAGAAAAGTGTACCCAGTATCTTTTCCAAAAGGATGCTATCAAATGGTTTAAGGTAATATTCCTTGTAATGGTAGCATCTGGACCATTTTTAAAACTTGAGACAATCTGGCTTATTGCTGATATAGTAAATGGTGTTATGGTAATACCAAACCTTGTTGGTCTTTTAGTGCTTAGAAAAGTCATTATTGGAGAAACACTGGAGTTTTTTGCAAATCCGGTTTTTAAAAAGGCTTAG